The following are encoded in a window of Gossypium raimondii isolate GPD5lz chromosome 13, ASM2569854v1, whole genome shotgun sequence genomic DNA:
- the LOC105783001 gene encoding probable 6-phosphogluconolactonase 1, which yields MALSGVKNDRGELRILENLDELRTDLADYIAELSEAAVKERGVFAIALSGGSLIGLMGKLCEAPYNKTVDWAKWYIFWADERVVAKNHSDSNYKLAKDGILSKVPIVPSHVHSINDSVSAEEAADEYMFVIRQLVKTRMVSVSDISDCPKFDLILLGMGPDGHIASLFPNHAVLEETDEWVTFITDSPKPPPERITFTLPVINSASNVAIVVTGESKAEAVHLAIDNVEPNCPSLPARLVQPTKGKLVWFLDKPAASKLDDLQFSE from the exons ATGGCTCTTTCTGGGGTTAAAAATGATAGAGGGGAATTGAGGATTCTTGAGAATTTGGATGAGCTAAGGACTGATTTAGCTGACTATATTGCTGAGTTATCAGAAGCTGCAGTGAAGGAGAGAGGTGTGTTTGCCATAGCACTGTCTGGTGGTTCTCTCATTGGCTTAATGGG GAAACTGTGTGAAGCACCTTATAACAAGACTGTAGACTGGGCTAAATGGTACATATTTTGGGCAGATGAACGCGTTGTTGCGAAAAACCACTCAGACAGCAATTATAAGCTTGCAAAGGATGGCATTCTTTCCAAG GTGCCGATTGTTCCCAGCCATGTTCATTCTATCAATGATTCGGTTTCAGCAGAGGAGGCTGCTGACGAATACATGTTTGTTATTCGGCAGCTAGTTAAAACAAGGATGGTCAGTGTTTCCGACATAAGTGACTGCCCCAAGTTTGACCTTATCCTTCTCGGTATGGGCCCGGATGGTCACATTGCCTCGCTATTCCCTAATCATGCAGTGCTTGAAGAGACAGACGAATGGGTAACTTTCATCACCGATTCCCCTAAACCTCCACCTGAGAGGATAACATTCACTTTGCCCGTCATCAATTCAGCATCCAACGTTGCAATAGTCGTAACAGGAGAGAGCAAAGCAGAGGCTGTGCATTTGGCAATTGACAACGTCGAACCCAACTGCCCGTCACTGCCTGCACGGTTAGTCCAACCAACAAAAGGGAAGTTGGTATGGTTTTTGGACAAACCGGCTGCATCGAAACTGGACGATCTTCAATTTTCAGAGTAG
- the LOC105781807 gene encoding cytochrome P450 85A, which produces MAVLVVVIVACLGFCICLALLKWNEIRYNRRKGLPPGTMGWPVLGETTEFLKHGPSFMKKQRAKYGSLFKTHLLGCPTVVSMDPELNRYILMNEGKGLVPGYPQSMLDILGKRNIAAVHGAAHKRIRGSLLSLIGPHVIKDELLPKIGNFMTSFLENWNGKTIDIQETTNEMALLISFKQIVEKAPSSLYEIFKPEFDKLLVGTISLPINMPGTSYHHGFQGRKRIVKMLKQIMEQRRASSIAYDDMLYCLLHSKDSKYNLSDEEIIDQIITILYSGYETVSTTSMMAVKYLHDHPKALEELREEHLEIRKKKKPGEAVHWDDYKSMSFTRAVIFETSRLATVVNGLLRKTTEDMVLNGFTIPKGWKIYVYTREINYDPFLYPEPLTFNPWRWLDKNLESHNYCFIFGGGSRHCPGKELGLLQVSIFLHYFVTSYRWEEVGRNEIHQFPRVEAPKGLHIRISNYHA; this is translated from the exons ATGGCAGTCTTGGTGGTGGTAATAGTGGCTTGCTTGGGGTTTTGCATCTGCTTGGCTCTGTTGAAATGGAATGAGATAAGATATAATAGAAGAAAAGGGTTGCCACCAGGGACCATGGGTTGGCCAGTTTTGGGTGAGACCACTGAGTTTCTCAAGCATGGACCAAGTTTCATGAAAAAGCAGAGAGCAAA GTATGGGAGTTTATTCAAGACACACTTACTGGGGTGTCCCACTGTTGTTTCCATGGACCCTGAGCTCAACAGGTACATCCTCATGAATGAAGGTAAAGGGCTGGTTCCTGGCTACCCTCAATCCATGCTTGATATACTAGGGAAACGCAACATTGCAGCCGTGCATGGTGCCGCTCACAAGCGTATCAGAGGCTCATTGCTGTCTCTTATTGGCCCTCATGTGATCAAAGATGAACTGCTGCCAAAGATTGGCAACTTCATGACATCTTTCCTTGAAAACTGGAATGGAAAAACCATTGACATCCAAGAAACAACCAATGAG ATGGCATTGTTGATATCATTCAAGCAAATTGTTGAAAAGGCACCAAGTTCACTATATGAGATTTTCAAACCAGAGTTCGATAAATTATTAGTAGGAACAATTTCACTGCCTATAAACATGCCAGGGACAAGTTATCATCATGGTTTCCAG GGAAGGAAAAGAATtgtgaagatgttgaaacagATTATGGAACAAAGAAGAGCTTCTTCAATAGCCTATGATGACATGCTGTATTGCCTCCTCCATAGCAAGGACTCAAAGTACAATCTCAGCGATGAGGAGATAATTGATCAGATTATTACTATACTGTACTCAGGTTATGAAACCGTGTCGACGACTTCGATGATGGCCGTCAAGTACCTCCATGATCATCCTAAAGCACTTGAAGAACTAAGA GAAGAACATTTGGAAATCCGAAAAAAGAAGAAACCAGGAGAGGCAGTTCATTGGGATGATTATAAGTCTATGAGCTTCACTCGTGCT GTAATATTTGAAACCTCAAGGTTAGCCACAGTTGTTAATGGGTTACTGAGGAAGACAACAGAAGATATGGTATTGAATG GGTTTACCATTCCCAAAGGGTggaaaatatatgtttatacaaGGGAAATAAACTATGATCCATTCCTTTATCCAGAGCCATTAACCTTCAATCCATGGAGATGGCTA GATAAGAACTTGGAGTCTCACAATTACTGTTTCATATTTGGAGGAGGCAGCAGGCATTGCCCCGGAAAGGAATTGGGCTTGCTTCAAGTTTCTATATTCCTTCACTATTTTGTTACCAGTTACAG GTGGGAGGAAGTTGGTAGAAATGAAATCCATCAATTCCCAAGAGTTGAAGCACCAAAGGGACTGCATATTAGGATATCAAACTACCATGCATGA
- the LOC105783002 gene encoding cytochrome b5: MPTLTKLYTMQEASQHNTKDDCWIVIDGKVYDVTSYLDEHPGGDDVVLESTGKDATDDFEDAGHSKSAKELLQSFCIGELDTSSPIIPELEISSKREAVKYSEKLMDLTKQYWTIPVAIVGISVLVGFLYLHKK, encoded by the exons ATGCCGACCCTTACAAAGCTTTATACCATGCAAGAAGCCTCTCAGCACAATACCAAAGATGATTGTTGGATCGTTATAGACGGCAAG GTATATGATGTTACTTCTTATTTGGATGAGCATCCAGGAGGTGATGATGTAGTGCTCGAGTCAACAG GGAAAGATGCAACCGATGATTTTGAAGATGCTGGACACAGCAAAAGTGCAAAGGAGCTCCTGCAAAGCTTTTGCATTGGTGAACTTGACACATCCTCCCCTATCATCCCAGAACTTGAAATTTCCTCTAAGAGGGAAGCCGTTAAGTACTCTGAGAAGCTCATGGACTTGACAAAGCAATATTGGACCATCCCCGTGGCAATTGTTGGCATCTCTGTGTTGGTTGGTTTCTTATACCTGCATAAGAAGTAA